A genomic window from Brevibacillus agri includes:
- a CDS encoding Ger(x)C family spore germination protein, whose product MKAARIACALLLLATTLLSGCWDQKSIQDLSYLSAFGVDFINNEYVLYAQSVDLASVAKQETSATPKSPPATISIGRGKTLMTAFDNLQKKSQIPLFLGFVSSLVVHERILQKGIISTHDILNRYGLIRYTKWVFGTREPIDKVLGNHSLSGFSPLTSLLHQPKDVYEQRSFIEPMQLYRFIANFWEPSNTVLLPNITIYERSWKENNHYVSRLTIDGVHALHRGTWKGYFPSRDLMGLRWMDEDTDFAGLIIRDGNTPKATIRIKHVGLKIVPVTTGPMPRYHLHVHLLGFIRELISPEISPEQIQKNSEEQVREQIRGTFLKGVQKGTDLYGLERELFKKDYRAWRMYEKAQRTAPTRDSIASIQIHVHLSDSGKMKMESTKYPSPLGRE is encoded by the coding sequence ATGAAGGCCGCCCGAATCGCCTGTGCGCTGCTGCTCTTGGCCACCACGCTCCTCAGCGGCTGCTGGGACCAGAAATCGATTCAGGATTTGAGCTATTTGTCCGCGTTCGGCGTTGACTTTATCAACAACGAATACGTCCTTTACGCCCAGTCGGTCGACCTCGCAAGCGTAGCCAAACAGGAGACGAGCGCCACCCCGAAATCGCCTCCCGCCACGATTTCCATCGGAAGAGGCAAGACGCTGATGACCGCGTTTGACAATCTGCAAAAAAAATCGCAGATTCCGCTGTTTCTCGGGTTTGTGTCGTCCCTCGTTGTTCACGAGCGCATCTTGCAAAAAGGCATTATTTCGACGCATGACATTTTGAACCGCTACGGCTTGATTCGCTATACAAAATGGGTGTTCGGGACGCGGGAGCCGATCGACAAGGTGCTTGGCAACCATTCCCTTTCCGGCTTCTCCCCGCTGACGTCCCTCTTGCATCAGCCAAAGGACGTCTACGAGCAGCGCTCCTTTATCGAGCCGATGCAGCTTTACCGATTCATTGCCAATTTCTGGGAACCATCGAACACGGTGCTGCTGCCCAACATCACGATCTACGAGCGTTCCTGGAAAGAAAACAACCACTATGTTTCGCGGCTGACCATAGACGGGGTACACGCGCTCCACCGCGGCACATGGAAAGGGTATTTTCCGAGCCGGGACCTGATGGGACTGCGCTGGATGGACGAGGATACCGACTTTGCCGGACTCATCATCCGCGATGGCAACACCCCGAAAGCCACGATCCGCATCAAGCACGTCGGGCTGAAAATCGTCCCGGTTACGACCGGGCCTATGCCGCGCTACCATTTGCACGTCCATTTGCTCGGCTTCATTCGCGAGCTGATAAGCCCCGAGATCAGTCCAGAGCAGATCCAAAAAAACTCGGAGGAACAAGTGCGTGAGCAAATCCGCGGAACGTTTTTGAAGGGGGTGCAAAAAGGCACCGATCTGTACGGACTGGAAAGGGAGCTGTTCAAAAAAGACTACCGGGCGTGGCGAATGTATGAAAAAGCGCAGCGCACCGCGCCTACGCGCGACTCGATTGCCAGCATCCAAATCCACGTCCATTTGAGCGACTCGGGCAAGATGAAAATGGAATCCACCAAATACCCGTCCCCGCTCGGACGCGAGTAA
- a CDS encoding spore germination protein, producing the protein MTLEEELREKFTHCADVIFLRTVTPNDQSVLMLYCEGLADVRHLQETALPQLERCLTAGDLRSLPLIPLYTNPELWTERLFSGDLLIFLKGSPPFAWDISNRPQRGTEEANTEISIKGPRDGFVEDLSTNVALIRKRLRTITLAYEPFILGTRSRSRIALMYMTDSAPPDLVEMMRDRLLFCDNKKILNSALLEKMLSDNRNSLFPLVDYTGRPDFAIYMLLQGKVIVMVDGSPLALIAPVSLLELIKSPEDDQYPIVYVWLERLLRLGGFWIAAFLPGFWIALSAYNVEQFPFQLLATVTQGRKGLPFSAPMELFMILFIFEFLREAGARLPKNVGQTLALVGALIIGDASIRAGLTSPSMLFVGSLTVVASFTLVNQALSGAVTVARFIVFILSSTIGMYGFVIGMIAIIYYLSTLTSFGRPYLLMGSSNVLSNLYLVLFRPLIYFFRKKPMRNGGAK; encoded by the coding sequence ATGACCCTTGAAGAAGAGCTGCGAGAAAAATTCACGCATTGCGCGGATGTCATCTTTTTGCGGACAGTCACCCCCAACGATCAGTCGGTTCTCATGCTGTACTGCGAAGGTCTGGCCGACGTACGGCATTTGCAAGAGACGGCTTTGCCGCAATTGGAACGCTGCCTGACCGCCGGAGACTTGCGTTCGCTCCCGCTGATTCCGCTCTACACCAATCCTGAGCTGTGGACGGAGCGGCTCTTCTCGGGAGATTTGCTCATCTTTTTGAAAGGGTCGCCGCCTTTTGCCTGGGACATTTCCAACCGTCCGCAGCGGGGCACGGAAGAAGCCAACACGGAGATTTCGATCAAAGGGCCGCGGGACGGCTTCGTGGAAGACTTGTCTACCAATGTGGCACTCATCCGCAAGCGGCTGCGCACGATCACGCTCGCCTATGAGCCGTTCATTCTCGGCACACGCTCTCGCAGCCGAATTGCGCTGATGTACATGACCGACAGCGCACCGCCTGACCTGGTGGAGATGATGCGCGACCGGCTGCTCTTCTGCGACAACAAAAAAATATTGAACAGCGCTCTTTTGGAAAAAATGCTGAGCGACAACCGCAATTCCTTGTTTCCTCTGGTAGATTACACAGGGCGGCCCGACTTCGCCATTTACATGCTGCTGCAAGGAAAAGTAATCGTGATGGTCGACGGCTCGCCTCTGGCGCTGATTGCTCCCGTCTCGCTGCTGGAGCTGATTAAATCTCCCGAGGACGACCAGTATCCGATCGTTTACGTCTGGCTGGAGCGCTTGCTGCGCCTCGGCGGGTTTTGGATCGCAGCGTTTCTCCCGGGGTTTTGGATTGCCCTGTCCGCCTACAACGTGGAGCAGTTCCCGTTTCAACTGCTCGCCACTGTCACCCAAGGGCGAAAAGGCTTGCCTTTTTCCGCGCCCATGGAGCTGTTCATGATTTTGTTCATCTTTGAATTTCTGCGCGAGGCCGGAGCCCGTCTGCCGAAAAACGTCGGTCAGACGCTGGCGCTTGTCGGCGCGCTGATTATCGGGGACGCTTCCATTCGCGCGGGACTGACTTCGCCCTCGATGCTGTTCGTAGGCTCCTTGACTGTCGTCGCATCCTTCACGCTGGTCAACCAGGCGCTCAGCGGCGCGGTTACGGTCGCCCGCTTCATTGTGTTCATCCTGTCCTCCACGATCGGCATGTACGGGTTCGTCATTGGCATGATCGCGATTATTTATTACTTGTCCACCTTGACCTCGTTCGGCAGACCATACTTGTTGATGGGCTCGTCGAACGTGCTCTCCAATCTGTACCTTGTCTTGTTCCGGCCGCTGATCTACTTTTTCCGAAAAAAACCGATGCGGAACGGAGGTGCCAAATGA
- the ald gene encoding alanine dehydrogenase yields MIVGIPKEIKNNENRVAITPAGVAALVQNGHSVRVETGAGQGSGFTNEDYTAVGAEIVATAADAWAADMVMKVKEPLPAEYGYFREGLILFTYLHLAPEPELTRELIDKKVIAIAYETIQLDNGALPLLMPMSEVAGRMSVQIGAQFLEKQYGGKGVLLGGVPGVPKGEVVVIGGGIVGTNAAKMALGLGANVTIIDVNADRLRQLDDLFQGRVQTLISNSFNIANAVKKADLLVGAVLIPGARAPRLVTEDMVKAMTPGSVIVDVAIDQGGSIETIDRITTHDNPTYEKHGVIHYAVANMPGAVARTSTLALTNVTVPYAVQLANKGYAQAIRDNRALAKGVNVIDGKVTCKAVADAHNLPYASVEEVLLVKN; encoded by the coding sequence ATGATCGTTGGCATTCCAAAAGAAATAAAAAATAACGAAAACCGCGTAGCCATCACGCCTGCAGGCGTAGCCGCTCTGGTGCAAAACGGACACTCTGTCCGCGTAGAAACCGGCGCAGGCCAAGGCAGCGGCTTCACCAACGAAGACTACACTGCAGTAGGCGCTGAGATTGTCGCGACCGCAGCAGATGCGTGGGCCGCTGACATGGTCATGAAAGTAAAAGAACCGCTTCCAGCCGAGTACGGCTACTTCCGTGAAGGTCTGATCCTGTTCACGTACTTGCACCTCGCTCCAGAGCCTGAGCTGACTCGTGAACTGATTGATAAAAAAGTAATCGCAATCGCGTACGAAACCATCCAGCTCGACAACGGCGCTCTGCCGCTCTTGATGCCGATGTCCGAAGTTGCGGGCCGCATGTCCGTGCAAATCGGGGCGCAGTTCCTGGAAAAACAATACGGCGGAAAAGGCGTGCTGCTCGGCGGCGTACCTGGCGTGCCAAAAGGCGAGGTCGTCGTCATCGGCGGCGGGATCGTAGGGACAAACGCTGCGAAAATGGCGCTCGGTCTCGGTGCAAACGTAACGATCATCGACGTGAACGCAGACCGTCTGCGCCAGTTGGATGACCTGTTCCAAGGTCGCGTGCAAACGCTGATCTCCAACTCCTTCAACATCGCAAACGCGGTGAAAAAAGCAGACCTGCTCGTAGGCGCTGTCCTGATCCCTGGCGCACGCGCACCTCGTCTCGTAACGGAAGACATGGTCAAAGCGATGACACCTGGTTCCGTGATCGTAGACGTGGCGATCGACCAAGGCGGTTCTATCGAAACTATCGACCGCATTACGACGCACGACAACCCAACTTATGAAAAACACGGCGTGATCCACTACGCAGTAGCGAACATGCCTGGTGCGGTAGCTCGCACTTCCACGCTGGCGCTGACCAACGTAACCGTTCCTTACGCTGTGCAACTGGCGAACAAAGGCTACGCCCAAGCGATCCGCGACAACCGCGCGCTGGCTAAAGGCGTAAACGTCATCGACGGAAAAGTAACCTGCAAAGCGGTAGCCGATGCGCACAACCTGCCATACGCTTCCGTGGAAGAAGTTCTGCTGGTGAAAAACTAA
- a CDS encoding energy-coupling factor ABC transporter permease: MNRSRFVSTCLLIAGFVLYFLVNEPQTSHAMHIMEGYLPLGWALFWWVVFIPFFIFGIRSLNKIVKEHPQMKLLIGVSGAFAFVLSALKIPSVTGSSSHPTGTGLGAIMFGPWVMSVLGSLVLLFQALLLAHGGLTTLGANAVSMAVVGPMVAYGVYRLIVRGNGGQRLAVFAAAALADLATYVVTSVQLALAFPAESGGVMASFAKFAGIFAITQVPLAISEGLLTVLVWNWLQSYNAKELAQLRLLKREESL, encoded by the coding sequence TTGAATCGATCCCGTTTCGTTTCGACCTGTCTGTTGATTGCAGGCTTTGTCCTTTATTTTCTCGTAAATGAACCGCAGACGTCCCACGCGATGCACATCATGGAAGGGTATTTGCCGCTGGGCTGGGCGCTGTTTTGGTGGGTAGTATTTATTCCATTTTTTATTTTCGGCATTCGTTCCTTGAACAAAATCGTCAAGGAGCATCCGCAAATGAAGCTGCTGATCGGCGTATCCGGCGCGTTTGCCTTTGTGTTGTCTGCGCTGAAAATTCCTTCGGTGACGGGCAGCAGCTCGCACCCGACGGGAACCGGGCTTGGCGCGATCATGTTTGGCCCGTGGGTCATGTCCGTGCTCGGCAGCCTGGTGCTGCTGTTCCAGGCGCTGCTTTTGGCGCATGGAGGGCTGACGACGCTTGGAGCCAATGCGGTGTCCATGGCAGTAGTAGGGCCGATGGTAGCTTACGGCGTCTATCGCCTGATCGTGCGCGGAAACGGCGGACAGCGTTTGGCCGTATTCGCTGCTGCTGCGCTCGCAGACTTGGCTACTTATGTCGTGACCTCCGTGCAGTTGGCTTTGGCTTTCCCGGCTGAATCCGGCGGCGTTATGGCATCGTTCGCGAAATTCGCAGGAATTTTTGCCATCACCCAGGTTCCGTTGGCGATCAGCGAAGGGCTTTTGACCGTGCTCGTCTGGAACTGGCTGCAGTCTTACAATGCAAAAGAGCTGGCGCAACTTCGCCTGCTGAAACGGGAGGAATCGCTGTGA
- the cbiQ gene encoding cobalt ECF transporter T component CbiQ — translation MNWQQLDSLSYQNRLRFLPPEHKLLFAGVLILLVLTGHEWLQMAICLWMGVWVMVYARIPVRFYFGFFILSLSFFVLGLPALLLEAVRADAGAVVQAVAAWKIGPYLVYVPASALDKVWLLFWRTMASLACFAFVLFTVPFAEILQVLRKLKLPVIVTDLLMITYRFIFVLLGVSHQLWIAQRARGGHRGFRAMLRDASGLAAQLFVRSMRKYDALYKGMAARGFGESLQVLSLHTHSRSGRYEAESIAGCILLILLEWWTGG, via the coding sequence ATGAATTGGCAGCAGCTTGATTCGCTTTCCTATCAAAACCGGCTGCGATTTTTGCCGCCTGAGCACAAGCTCCTGTTTGCGGGCGTGCTGATTTTGCTCGTTTTGACGGGACATGAATGGTTGCAGATGGCGATTTGTCTATGGATGGGAGTATGGGTAATGGTGTATGCCCGTATTCCCGTCCGTTTCTATTTCGGATTTTTCATCTTGTCCCTGTCGTTTTTTGTCCTGGGGCTTCCGGCGCTGTTGCTGGAAGCAGTAAGAGCGGATGCAGGGGCGGTCGTCCAGGCAGTTGCGGCGTGGAAGATCGGGCCGTATCTGGTCTACGTTCCGGCAAGCGCGCTCGACAAGGTGTGGCTGCTTTTTTGGCGGACGATGGCCAGCCTCGCCTGCTTTGCTTTTGTCTTGTTTACCGTGCCGTTTGCCGAGATTTTGCAAGTGCTGCGCAAGCTGAAACTTCCGGTCATCGTGACGGATTTGCTCATGATTACGTACCGTTTTATTTTCGTGCTGCTCGGCGTCTCTCATCAACTGTGGATTGCCCAGCGCGCGCGCGGAGGCCATCGCGGGTTCCGGGCGATGCTGCGGGATGCGAGCGGACTGGCCGCGCAGTTGTTCGTCAGGTCCATGCGCAAGTACGATGCGCTGTACAAAGGGATGGCAGCGAGAGGCTTCGGGGAAAGCCTGCAGGTGCTTTCCTTGCACACTCATTCTCGCTCCGGCCGATATGAAGCAGAGTCAATCGCAGGCTGTATTTTGCTGATTTTGCTGGAGTGGTGGACAGGAGGGTAA
- a CDS encoding energy-coupling factor ABC transporter substrate-binding protein, whose product MKKGMNWLLLLGVVLLAVVPLLLVQDSEFGGADGAAEEAIKEIAPAYEPWFEPLLEPPGGETESLLFAVQAALGAGVVGYAVGLYKGRLDKHKK is encoded by the coding sequence GTGAAAAAAGGGATGAACTGGCTGCTGCTCCTGGGCGTAGTCTTGCTGGCGGTTGTGCCGTTGCTGTTGGTGCAGGATTCGGAGTTCGGGGGAGCAGATGGAGCGGCTGAGGAAGCGATCAAGGAAATCGCCCCTGCTTACGAGCCGTGGTTCGAGCCGTTGCTTGAACCGCCAGGTGGCGAGACAGAGAGCTTGCTGTTCGCGGTGCAAGCGGCGCTCGGGGCGGGCGTTGTCGGCTATGCCGTGGGATTGTACAAGGGCCGGCTGGATAAGCATAAAAAATGA
- a CDS encoding quinone-dependent dihydroorotate dehydrogenase produces the protein MYKLIRKYLFQMDTEEIHERTVDALKLVEDSAPGKSLLRMMFQVKDERLATKLWGMTFPNPVGLAAGFDKNAEVYHALGALGFGFVEVGTLTPQGQPGNPRPRLFRLPEHEAIINRMGFNNHGAYLASQHLVDYAYSDVPIGINIGKNKVTPNEEAASDYIKCLDMLYSYGHYFVINISSPNTPNLRDLQETESMRLLVRAVREKAAEMEARGIQKKPILLKVAPDMSDEHMRDVVQGAVEEGISGIIATNTTLSREAVQGHHYAEEAGGLSGKPLTERSTAWVKEIYQEVGDKVPIIGVGGIFTGEDAYAKIRAGASLVQVYTGMIYQGPGISKQINKKLLQLLKRDGFSHISEAVGVDARS, from the coding sequence ATGTATAAGCTCATTAGGAAATATCTGTTCCAGATGGATACGGAAGAGATTCATGAAAGAACGGTTGATGCCCTGAAGCTGGTGGAAGATTCTGCTCCGGGAAAAAGCTTGCTGCGAATGATGTTTCAGGTGAAGGACGAGCGTCTTGCCACAAAGCTGTGGGGAATGACGTTTCCCAATCCGGTAGGGCTCGCCGCCGGTTTTGACAAAAATGCCGAAGTGTATCATGCACTGGGTGCGCTCGGGTTCGGGTTCGTGGAAGTCGGGACATTGACCCCGCAAGGACAGCCGGGCAATCCGCGGCCGCGCCTGTTTCGCCTGCCTGAGCACGAGGCGATCATCAACCGGATGGGCTTCAACAACCACGGTGCTTATTTGGCTTCGCAGCACCTGGTCGATTACGCGTATTCCGATGTTCCGATCGGGATCAACATTGGCAAAAACAAAGTCACTCCCAATGAGGAAGCGGCTTCTGACTATATCAAATGCCTGGACATGCTCTATTCGTACGGCCATTATTTCGTCATTAATATCAGCTCTCCGAATACGCCCAATCTTCGCGATTTGCAGGAAACCGAGAGCATGCGGCTGCTGGTGCGGGCGGTGCGCGAAAAAGCGGCGGAAATGGAAGCGCGCGGCATTCAGAAAAAGCCGATTCTGCTCAAAGTAGCCCCCGACATGTCCGACGAGCACATGCGCGATGTCGTGCAAGGAGCGGTGGAAGAGGGCATTTCCGGCATTATTGCCACCAATACGACCTTGTCGCGTGAAGCCGTTCAAGGGCATCACTATGCCGAGGAAGCGGGAGGACTGAGCGGAAAACCGCTGACAGAGCGTTCGACTGCCTGGGTAAAAGAAATTTACCAGGAAGTGGGCGACAAGGTGCCGATCATTGGCGTAGGGGGCATTTTCACGGGGGAAGATGCGTACGCGAAAATCCGGGCGGGCGCAAGTCTCGTGCAAGTGTACACCGGAATGATTTATCAAGGCCCGGGCATCTCCAAGCAAATCAACAAAAAGCTTTTGCAACTGTTGAAGCGCGACGGCTTTTCCCACATCAGCGAAGCGGTCGGCGTGGACGCCAGGTCGTAA
- a CDS encoding GerAB/ArcD/ProY family transporter, with protein sequence MKADGKIGIGQAIMVMMLSIGITNHVTLIPLLLSKAGRDAWLSVIFGMIPFCVWAYALYFINSRIGQQSLSHWLLLRSGKAVRFLLLIPIMLCLYMMALVNLVDTQTWTTVNYLPQTPEWVTALALMILCVLASYGGIASVGITSGILLPIVSLLGMFVAFGNVPKKDYSQLLPLFQNGIAPTVHAMVFVGGGFTELFLLLLLQHHVRKPLRLIHYIVMIAITLVLTLSPLTGAIAEFGPVESMRQRFPAFEQWRLLTIGKDIENMEFFSIFQWLSGSFIRITLCLLLLGELLVLKTKKQRKYVMLALGASMIVLTSLPYNDMQFVTFLSKIYYPLYLLVMVAVTLVLFLLSLRKPTGLEDVSHDP encoded by the coding sequence ATGAAAGCAGACGGAAAAATCGGGATTGGCCAAGCGATCATGGTGATGATGCTGTCGATCGGAATCACCAATCATGTCACCCTTATCCCCCTGCTGCTCAGCAAAGCCGGGCGCGATGCCTGGCTGAGTGTCATCTTTGGCATGATCCCCTTTTGTGTTTGGGCGTACGCGCTCTATTTCATCAACAGCCGCATCGGACAGCAGTCGTTGTCCCACTGGCTCTTGCTCCGGTCCGGAAAAGCCGTCCGCTTCCTGCTGCTCATCCCCATCATGCTCTGCCTGTACATGATGGCACTCGTCAATCTGGTTGATACCCAAACGTGGACAACCGTCAACTATTTGCCGCAGACGCCCGAGTGGGTGACTGCGCTTGCCCTGATGATCTTGTGCGTTCTCGCATCCTACGGCGGCATTGCCTCAGTCGGCATTACTTCGGGCATATTGCTGCCCATTGTCTCCTTGCTTGGCATGTTCGTCGCATTCGGCAACGTACCGAAAAAAGACTACTCCCAGCTCTTGCCGCTGTTCCAGAACGGAATTGCCCCTACCGTGCACGCCATGGTTTTTGTCGGGGGTGGCTTTACCGAGCTGTTCCTGCTGCTGTTGCTGCAGCATCACGTGCGCAAACCGCTGCGGCTCATCCACTACATCGTCATGATTGCCATTACCTTGGTCCTGACGCTCAGCCCGCTGACGGGAGCCATCGCCGAGTTCGGGCCTGTGGAGTCGATGCGCCAGCGCTTTCCTGCCTTTGAACAATGGCGGCTTTTGACGATCGGAAAAGACATCGAAAACATGGAGTTTTTTTCCATCTTTCAATGGCTGTCCGGCTCGTTTATCCGCATTACGCTTTGCCTGCTGCTGCTCGGGGAGCTGCTGGTCCTGAAAACGAAAAAGCAGCGCAAGTACGTCATGCTCGCCCTCGGCGCCAGCATGATCGTTCTCACCAGCCTCCCCTACAACGACATGCAGTTCGTCACGTTTCTGTCGAAGATTTACTATCCGCTTTATTTGCTGGTTATGGTAGCTGTCACGCTCGTCTTGTTCCTGCTGTCGCTGCGCAAACCAACCGGATTGGAGGATGTGAGCCATGACCCTTGA